The genomic window TCTCGATTCGGCAAGTGCATCGCCAATCAGCAGCACACGCAGGGGCGAATGAAAAAAGGGTCTTCCCCGTGATGCGTCATTGAACCCGGGCACCGTCCGGCAGAGCGGCGCCTGCATGCAAAGGGGACGGCCATGCACCTGCATCCATTCCCACGGAATTGCGGCAAGCTCGTGAGGGATATCAAGCATCACCAGACGCGGATCGCCATCCACGGCAAGGGGAATGCCGAGTCCCTGAAACGGACGCTCGATCAATGAGCCGATCTTGTGAATAATAGCTGGCGAAGAGGATATCGTCGGGCCAGAAGCCGCTTTAAACATCTCTGCCCACGGAAGAGAAGTTGTGCTTCCCATCACCCGTCGGTCAAGCGAAACACGTACGCCTTCCAGATCATCCGTTGTCGTTTCGAACCACTCCACGTCCAGCATCGCTTCCCGCGGACGGATCGCCAGACGCAGAGCCGGCAGTGGTGTGCGTTTCCGGATGACTGTCGCGTGCGGCGCATAACACGCGGACTTCACGTGCGTTGCTGAAGCCAGTGCACTCAGAAAGGCAGCCACGTTCCCGTGCTCGCCTCTTGGATAAGAGATTACTTCGATTCCTGCCGTACGCCGGAGAATCTGCGACTCCAGCGGTCCGACGCCCTCCATGAGCGCGTACCGTGGCGGCGCCTGCGTACCGAAGACCGAAAGCTGGTTTTCCAGCAGCAGACGAAAGTTGACATCATTCAGAGAGTAGCCAATAAAAATCACGGCATGACTCAGAAGTATTGCTGCCATCATAGACTGAAATGCGGGGTTGGCATGGATGATTGCGCGGTAGTCTTCCGATGTGAAGACGAGCGAAGCTGCGTCGTGGATCGTGCCATGCGCCTTCAGGATGAAGAACGCGTTATCCAGCAGGAGCGTGCCATGTCGACCGAGTTGGGCGCCAGTCGGACATTTCGGGACACCTTCGTTACTCCAAAGCGCGTAAGCATCCTCCAGCAAGGTGTCGAAATTCGTCGTCACGATCGCGGCATAGGGTGTCTGCACGATGGGCAGATGCGTGACCTCCGGCGGCGATACCGGCTTAGCGAGTTCGGCTCGCAAAAGAGCGGCAAAACGAGAGCGTCCCAGAATTTCGCGGCACTGGTCGGCGAGTTCAGCGTATTTACCCGTCGTCAGCAACGCAGTCAGCTCGCTGCCTTCAGAACCAGTCGCCGCAGCTTCAATCGTCTTTTGCACGACGGTCTCCATGAGTTCCCGCCACCCGGGATACCCGGCGGCACGGGAGAGACCCGCACCCACGAAAAGCACGCATCGGCGCTCGCGCACATAGCTCAACAGCGCCGGACGACAGGCAGCTTCACGGATTGCTCCGGTTAGATTCGTTGTTGATGAGAGTGCATTGCCTTTTCCCATAGGCGTGTCAATTTCGTGTCGGTTTTATTAAAACGGTTTTTACCTCCTTGCAGGGTACAGCAACGATTTCCCCTGGTTATATCCCGGCTTCTACCGATGATTGCCTTTCGGCAGCGGTGGCGACAAACGGCAGGGAAGAGATGCACGATCATCTCCCTGAAGGCTTTTGCGAAGCAGGTAAGGTTGCTCCCTGTTCGTCTTGTACTTCCATAAGGATCCTGGCGCCTTTGTCGAGCGGGGTGAGCTCCTCAATCTCCTTCTTGCTTCCGGCGCCGAGCGCCTGGAACTTTCGCACCGCGGGGAGCACGCGACCCTCGAAAGATGCTACTGCGGCATTAAATGCCTCAACCGCTTTGCCAAGAGACCCGCCGACCTTTGTCAGGTGCTCGACCATGGTTGCGATGCGTTCGTGGAGTTCCCGTCCGAGTTCGCCGATTTTTTTCGTATTCTCTGACATTTGTTCCTGCCGCCACCCATAGTAAACAGCGCGCAGGAGGGCGATCAGGGTCGTCGGTGTTGCCAGGATGACCTGCTGTTTCGCTCCCTCTTCAATCAGCGCGGGATCTAATTCAAGCGCCGCGCTGAAAAATGTTTCGCCGGGGAGAAAAAGAACCACGAATTCCGGTGTTGGCCGAAATTGTTCCCAATAGGATTTTGCGCTCAGTTTCGCCATGTGAGTCCGGATCTGCTGGGCATGGGCATGAAGTTTCGAAAAGCGCAGTTCGTCGTTTCCGGCCTCGAATGCATCAAGATACGATTGCAAGGGTGTTTTTGCATCGACAACAATATTCTTTCCCCCTGGCAGCCGCACGAGCAGATCGGGACGCAACCGGCCGTCCTCCGTTGTTGCCGATGGTTGCTGATAAAAATCACAGTATTCCAGCATCCCGGCAATTTCAACTACCCGCTTGAGCTGTATTTCCCCCCAGGTACCCCGCACCGCCGGTGTTCGAAGCGCCTTGACCAGATTATTCGTTTCGGACTGCAACTTCTCCTGGGTGTAGATGAGGGATTTGACCTGTTCCGTGAGGCTTCCATACGCATGCTGGCGCGCCTTTTCCAATTCCTGTATCTGGTTGTCCACCTTTTCCAGGGATTGCCTGATCGGTGTGACGAGCTGTTCAACGGCCTTCTGTTTCTGTTCGAGATCTCCCTTTGCCTCGGTTTGATATTTTTCCAGGGTAATTTTTGCCAATTCCAGAAAGGATTGGTTGTTGTTCCTCAGCGCTTCCGATGAAAGCACTTTAAAGGCATCACCAAGCCTCAGCGTCGCATCGTTCAGGACGCCCAGCTTTTCATGCGCCATTTTACGCTCATGTTCGAGCGTCGTCTCAAGGCGAACCACGACCTGGTTAAGATGAGAAACCGTTCCATTTTGTTGATTCAGAACGGCCCTTGTATTCAACAATTCCTGCTGAGTTGTGGCGCCCTGTTCAGTGAGTGTTGTGATGCGTATTCTGCAAAGCAGCCAGGTAATAACGGCTCCCGTGAGAACGCTGGCAATCATCGAAATAACGATCCAATGCATTTCCATAGAAGTCCGCCAGAAGAGAACCCGTGATGAAAACGAGGGGAAAAAGAGGTTTACTCCAGCTACAAACGTATTTCGTCAGGAGCAACAAGAAGACTAAAATCGATCCAGCAACTCCTTTTTCTTTTCCGCATAGTCACTTTCCGTGATAAGTCCTTCGCTTTTGAGGTCTTTTATCTCTTGTAACTGTTCCTTTATACTCATATCCTCCATGGCCTCCCGAAGCATTTTGGCCTTTTTGTGATCGTAATCCTCTGCAGAAATAATTCCCTCATTGACCATTTCACGAAGGAGCGTCAGCTTGCTCTTCATTTTACTGTCTTCACGGAGTTCATTTGCGGGAGTTGAGGGCTGCGGTGTTTTTGATTCATCAGCGGCTCCCATCTTTTCTTCCAGCTTCTTCAGTCGGGCATCCAGGTCTGACGTGCCCACTTTGATCTTTTCTTCAACCGTCCCTACCCTTTGTGCGAGAGGCTGCTGGTAGATTTTGTCCGACAGATCGATAACTAACCAGTTTTCATGATGTGGTTCTAACCGTTGTCCTGTCGTAGGAACCAGTTTCCAAAAGCGGCTCTTCTTTGTTCTCACAGGATTCTCTCTTGTTGCCGTGTATCGTTTCTTCTCCGACATGGCGTCGTTATACGTTTGAAACATGTGAACCCGGCTGAAGACAATGTTGAGACTGTTGTCGAAAATAAATAAGATGCAGTAATTCTGCTGGTCAGTTAAAAGCATCCGTTCTGAAAAGGACGAAACAGCAACAACTTGTGAAGGCGTCGCAACGGAGAAAGCCTGTATAATCAACGGGACGAGTTTTCGTATCTCGTCATCCTGAAAAACCCGCAATGTGCCGGTCTTTTTTAACAAGCCTTTTTCTTCAAAATAGATATATGATAAGGCATTAGTTATACTATTTCCCTGCAGTTCATACGGATGCTGACCCTGGATGTACTGACCATTTTTCTTTACCTTTAATTCCTCATGCTTTACCACGATTCGTCCATCGGTATACGTATCGGCAAGGATCGCGTGGAGCCTCCCCGCAAAAATCATGCAGATAATTACTGCAAAAAGAAAGACCTGTTTCCATCGATACTTTTTCAGTTCTCGCATAAGTATGGTATTTGGCATCATGATCGTAACATTATCGTGAAGAAATTACCGCGCATCAAAGCCGACGGCATGATAACAATCGGTGTATTCCCTTATCCCATGATCTCTATTGCTTCAGAAAGATAGCATACCTCGACCAGTTCAATCCCAACGTCCTTGCTGATCCCCTTTGCGTTATCCTTTGGAATAACCGCCCGCTTAAACCCCAGGCGGTGGGCCTCTTTCAGCCGGATCTCCATCTGGCTTACGCTGCGGACCTCGCCGCCCAAGCCTACTTCTCCAACAAACACGGTATCCGGTGGAATCGCTTTCTCTTTCAAACTCGACGCAATGGTCATCGCAATACCGAGGTCTGCGGCGGGTTCATCCACCTGCACACCACCAACAATATTCACAAATACATCCTGCCCGCCCAGTTTTAACTCTATCCGCTTTTCCAGGATGGCAAGAATCATGGAGACGCGGTTATAGTCTACCCCGCTTACTTTTCGTTCCGGCATACCAAAATTTGCCCGCGCCACCAGCGCCTGTATCTCGACGAGCAGGGCGCGGGTGCCTTCCATACAGGAGATGATGGTGGACCCGGCGCTAATCCTTCTGCCCTGAGAAATAAATATCTCTGATGGATTATCCACAGGCTGCAGGCCATTTTTTCTCATCTCAAAAATCCCAATTTCATCGGTGGAGCCAAATCTGTTTTTGACCACCCGCAAGATCCGATAGCACTGAAATTTTTCTCCCTCAAAATAGAGAACGGTATCCGCCATATGCTCCAACACCTTCGGCCCTGCGATAATGCCCTGTTTGGTAACGTGCCCTACCAAAAAAATTGCAGACCCGGTGGACTTGGCAATCGAAATGAGATCGTTCGCACACTGCCGTACCTGCGCAACCGTGCCGGGAGCTGAGTCTAATTGCGGTTTGTAGATCATCTGAATGGAATCAATAACCACAAGGGTAGGTCGCGTGTTATGAATATTTTCCAGAATAAAATCCAGATTTGTTTCAGAGACAACCAGCAGATTATCGGATAAAATAGACAGTCTCTCGGCGCGAAGTTTTGTTTGTGCCACCGACTCTTCTCCGGTTACATACAGGGTAGTATACCCTTTCTGGCTGATGTACTGACATACCTGCAAAAGGAGCGTCGATTTACCAATGCCCGGCGTTCCTCCAATCAGTACGGCAGAACCATGGATCAGCCCGCCACCCAGAATCCGGTCAAACTCTCTCATCCCCGTTTCAATACAGGGGCATTCGGTTAACTGCACGCTCGTTATCGGTTGTGGCAATTCACGACGGAACGCAACCGAGCTGGAGCCCGAGCCGGAGGGGGCAATAATTTCTTCAACCGTCGAGTCCCACTCTCCACAGCCTCCGCAACGACCGGCCCATTTTAAGCTCTTCCAGCCACACTGCTGACAAACATAAACCACGCCTGTTTTTGACATATCGGTGAAAACTGCCGGAGAAACAAAAAAGGGAAGAGTTTTTCTCTCCCCCTTTTCTTATTGCACGCTTCGTTTCAGCTCATTTATAAACTGCTTTCTGCATTTGCCAGCGCCGGTTCCGGGGTTTCCTGCACCTCATCAAAGGCGAGCTTGCCGTCATGAACCCTTGCCTTTACATGCCTCTTCCCTTCAAATTTACCCTGGAGAATTTCCTCAGAAAGCGGGTCTTCCAGATAACTTTCAATTGCCCTTCGAAGTGGACGCGCCCCAAAGTTTTGGTTATACCCCTTTTCGATCAGGAACTCTAACACTTCGTCAGTCAGGGTAACGCTAATGTTGTAATTTTCCAGCCTCTTTTTAACGCCTTTCAGCTCAATTTCGATAATCCGTTTCAAGTCTTCCTTTGTCAGAGGTTTGAAAACAATAATATTATCAACACGGTTTATGAATTCCGGACGGAAATGCTTGTCGACTTCCTTCTTTAACTGCTCTTTCATCGTATCGTAAGAATGCTCATCCGTCACCTTTTTGAAACCCAAAGAGGCTTGATTTCGAATTACATCGGCGCCAATATTTGAAGTCATAATGATGACCACGTTACGAAAATCCACGTGGCGTCCGAAACTATCAGTCAGTTTGCCGTCTTCCATAATTTGCAGGAGCATGTTGAACACGTCCGGATGTGCCTTTTCAATTTCATCCAGCAAGACAACGGCGTAGGGACGACGACGGATCTTTTCCGTGAGCTGTCCCCCTTCTTCATAGCCGATGTAGCCGGGAGGCGCGCCGATCAGACGTGAAATGTTATGCTTTTCCATGTATTCAGACATGTCGATCTGGATGAGGGCTTCTTCCTCACCAAATAAAAATTTCGCCAGAGATCGCGCAAGGTGAGTCTTTCCTACGCCCGACGGTCCCACAAAAATAAACGAAGCCACGGGGCGGTTGGGATTCTTCAACCCGGCCCGGGAGCGTCGTATCGCCTTCGCTACCGCCTTCGTTGCCTCTTCCTGGCTTATCACCATTTTGTGGAGTTCCTCTTCCATCCGAAGCAGCCGCTTGGCTTCGGCAGATTCGATGCGTGTTATAGGAATTCCGGTCATCTTAGAAACAACTTCGGCAACGATTTCACTGTTTACCACACCCTCAACCTCGGCTCGTGTCTCGCGCCATTCTTTCTCAATGGTTTCCTTTTTCTTTTTCAGCTTGTCTGCTTTATCCCGCAACCGGGCTGCCCGCTCAAAATCCTGAATTGCAACGGATTCGTCCTTGTCCTTTTCCAGTTTATTAATCTCTTCCTCGATATGGCGCAAATCAGGAGGCTGTGTCGTCGCCTTCAGCCGTACCCGTGCGCATGCTTCGTCAAGCACGTCAATCGCCTTATCGGGCAGATATCGCCCCGTGATATAGCGAATGGACAACTCGGTCGCTGACTCTAAGGCCTCGTCCATAATCTGTACCTTATGATGCGCTTCATAGCGGTCACGAAGTCCTTTTAATATTTCCACCGTCTCGTCCTTAGTTGGAGGCTCAACGACAATGGTTTGAAATCGTCTTTCCAGGGCGCCGTCTTTTTCAATATACTTTCGGTATTCATCCAGCGTGGTAGCGCCAATGCACTGTATTTCGCCCCGTGAGAGCGCAGGTTTTAATACATTGGAAGCGTCAATGGCGCCCTCTGCGCCTCCGGCGCCCACCAGGGTATGGAGTTCGTCAATAAAGAGGATGATGTTTTTTGCCCTTTTTACCTCCGACATTACCGCCTTAATCCGCTCCTCAAACTGTCCCCGGTACTTGGTGCCTGCAACCATCATGGCAAGGTCCAAGGCCACGATCCTGCGGTCACGGAGGATTTCGGGAATATTGCCCTGGACAACCGCCTGGGCGAGGCCCTCAACAATCGCCGTCTTCCCTACCCCCGCTTCACCTAGCAATACGGGGTTATTTTTTGTCCTGCGGCAGAGAACCTGAATTACCCGTTCAATCACATCCTGCCTGCCAATTACGGGGTCGAGTTCGTGTTCACGGGCCTGTTGCGTAAGGTCGCGGCCAAAGGAATCGAGGGCAGGCGTTTTCGATTTACCCTTCTTTTCCTCTTTTTCCTGGGCCATACCGCCCTGAGCCGCCTCAGAACCCAGGAGTCCAATAACCTCTTCCCGGACGTCCTCGAGTTTTACCCCCAGATTGAGCAATACCTGCGCGGCAACACCTTCCTGTTCTCTCAGCAACCCCAGCAAAAGATGCTCTGTCCCAATATAGTTATGGCCCAATGCACGCGCTTCTTCCATTGCATATTCCAGCACCTTCTTTACCCGCGGTGTAAAGGGTAATTGTCCCACGGACACCAGGTCTGAGCCGCTTTGAACAATTTTTTCCACTTCCAAACGAATCTTTTTCAGTTCGATATCCAGGTTCTGCAAAACATTAGCAGCAACACCGCTTCCTTCCTTTACCAGGCCAAGCAAAATATGCTCGGTTCCGATATACTCGTGATTAAACCGCCTGGCCTCTTCTCGCGCAAGCGCCATAACCTTTCTGGCACGATCAGTAAATCGATCAAACATAATACACCTATCCTTTCACACGTTATATCATTTCCAGACGTTTTCTTACATACGCTGCGCGAATGATATTTCTTTGCTGGGAAGTAAGTTCGCGTCCTTCTAATTTTTGTAAATGACCCGGCAAGGTAAGAATGAAAAGCTCATTCAGGGTTTTCATTTCAATATCGTTAATTATGCCTAA from Candidatus Brocadia sp. includes these protein-coding regions:
- a CDS encoding SIR2 family protein, which encodes METVVQKTIEAAATGSEGSELTALLTTGKYAELADQCREILGRSRFAALLRAELAKPVSPPEVTHLPIVQTPYAAIVTTNFDTLLEDAYALWSNEGVPKCPTGAQLGRHGTLLLDNAFFILKAHGTIHDAASLVFTSEDYRAIIHANPAFQSMMAAILLSHAVIFIGYSLNDVNFRLLLENQLSVFGTQAPPRYALMEGVGPLESQILRRTAGIEVISYPRGEHGNVAAFLSALASATHVKSACYAPHATVIRKRTPLPALRLAIRPREAMLDVEWFETTTDDLEGVRVSLDRRVMGSTTSLPWAEMFKAASGPTISSSPAIIHKIGSLIERPFQGLGIPLAVDGDPRLVMLDIPHELAAIPWEWMQVHGRPLCMQAPLCRTVPGFNDASRGRPFFHSPLRVLLIGDALAESRQTRHPLPGTRDEAREIGQLFSAASKSHRVTLLLGRQASYKRVLDEMRDGYDIVHLAGVAYVEDGESVVPLHDGYVRASELAALLIRNPPGLLYVDADWSGFVPVFGNERPLSQDGSDAFGDFYHRMQQRRPGLERVVARAGVGTFIGCMAPSRENVAREIAVAFYSHLLAGRPVAQSLFLARASQPIRDDGTALFFAMAGYPDICITDAETTIPKHSPRAGRTARRRR
- the rmuC gene encoding DNA recombination protein RmuC encodes the protein MEMHWIVISMIASVLTGAVITWLLCRIRITTLTEQGATTQQELLNTRAVLNQQNGTVSHLNQVVVRLETTLEHERKMAHEKLGVLNDATLRLGDAFKVLSSEALRNNNQSFLELAKITLEKYQTEAKGDLEQKQKAVEQLVTPIRQSLEKVDNQIQELEKARQHAYGSLTEQVKSLIYTQEKLQSETNNLVKALRTPAVRGTWGEIQLKRVVEIAGMLEYCDFYQQPSATTEDGRLRPDLLVRLPGGKNIVVDAKTPLQSYLDAFEAGNDELRFSKLHAHAQQIRTHMAKLSAKSYWEQFRPTPEFVVLFLPGETFFSAALELDPALIEEGAKQQVILATPTTLIALLRAVYYGWRQEQMSENTKKIGELGRELHERIATMVEHLTKVGGSLGKAVEAFNAAVASFEGRVLPAVRKFQALGAGSKKEIEELTPLDKGARILMEVQDEQGATLPASQKPSGR
- a CDS encoding SHOCT domain-containing protein: MMPNTILMRELKKYRWKQVFLFAVIICMIFAGRLHAILADTYTDGRIVVKHEELKVKKNGQYIQGQHPYELQGNSITNALSYIYFEEKGLLKKTGTLRVFQDDEIRKLVPLIIQAFSVATPSQVVAVSSFSERMLLTDQQNYCILFIFDNSLNIVFSRVHMFQTYNDAMSEKKRYTATRENPVRTKKSRFWKLVPTTGQRLEPHHENWLVIDLSDKIYQQPLAQRVGTVEEKIKVGTSDLDARLKKLEEKMGAADESKTPQPSTPANELREDSKMKSKLTLLREMVNEGIISAEDYDHKKAKMLREAMEDMSIKEQLQEIKDLKSEGLITESDYAEKKKELLDRF
- the radA gene encoding DNA repair protein RadA translates to MSKTGVVYVCQQCGWKSLKWAGRCGGCGEWDSTVEEIIAPSGSGSSSVAFRRELPQPITSVQLTECPCIETGMREFDRILGGGLIHGSAVLIGGTPGIGKSTLLLQVCQYISQKGYTTLYVTGEESVAQTKLRAERLSILSDNLLVVSETNLDFILENIHNTRPTLVVIDSIQMIYKPQLDSAPGTVAQVRQCANDLISIAKSTGSAIFLVGHVTKQGIIAGPKVLEHMADTVLYFEGEKFQCYRILRVVKNRFGSTDEIGIFEMRKNGLQPVDNPSEIFISQGRRISAGSTIISCMEGTRALLVEIQALVARANFGMPERKVSGVDYNRVSMILAILEKRIELKLGGQDVFVNIVGGVQVDEPAADLGIAMTIASSLKEKAIPPDTVFVGEVGLGGEVRSVSQMEIRLKEAHRLGFKRAVIPKDNAKGISKDVGIELVEVCYLSEAIEIMG
- a CDS encoding ATP-dependent Clp protease ATP-binding subunit is translated as MFDRFTDRARKVMALAREEARRFNHEYIGTEHILLGLVKEGSGVAANVLQNLDIELKKIRLEVEKIVQSGSDLVSVGQLPFTPRVKKVLEYAMEEARALGHNYIGTEHLLLGLLREQEGVAAQVLLNLGVKLEDVREEVIGLLGSEAAQGGMAQEKEEKKGKSKTPALDSFGRDLTQQAREHELDPVIGRQDVIERVIQVLCRRTKNNPVLLGEAGVGKTAIVEGLAQAVVQGNIPEILRDRRIVALDLAMMVAGTKYRGQFEERIKAVMSEVKRAKNIILFIDELHTLVGAGGAEGAIDASNVLKPALSRGEIQCIGATTLDEYRKYIEKDGALERRFQTIVVEPPTKDETVEILKGLRDRYEAHHKVQIMDEALESATELSIRYITGRYLPDKAIDVLDEACARVRLKATTQPPDLRHIEEEINKLEKDKDESVAIQDFERAARLRDKADKLKKKKETIEKEWRETRAEVEGVVNSEIVAEVVSKMTGIPITRIESAEAKRLLRMEEELHKMVISQEEATKAVAKAIRRSRAGLKNPNRPVASFIFVGPSGVGKTHLARSLAKFLFGEEEALIQIDMSEYMEKHNISRLIGAPPGYIGYEEGGQLTEKIRRRPYAVVLLDEIEKAHPDVFNMLLQIMEDGKLTDSFGRHVDFRNVVIIMTSNIGADVIRNQASLGFKKVTDEHSYDTMKEQLKKEVDKHFRPEFINRVDNIIVFKPLTKEDLKRIIEIELKGVKKRLENYNISVTLTDEVLEFLIEKGYNQNFGARPLRRAIESYLEDPLSEEILQGKFEGKRHVKARVHDGKLAFDEVQETPEPALANAESSL